A genome region from Meiothermus sp. includes the following:
- a CDS encoding tripartite tricarboxylate transporter TctB family protein has translation MADRIVGVLVLLLALGYGLEASRMQVGFLSDPLGPRPFPYIIAVLMGLSALWLIFKPDPSPTWPPARFWPVLGLVLLSLVAYAYLVVPLGFILTTTLEMTLLSLLFGARWWQGLGAALAFTLAVYFLFTEGLGVTLPVGRIFG, from the coding sequence ATGGCCGACCGCATCGTAGGCGTCCTGGTCTTGCTGCTGGCCCTGGGGTATGGCCTCGAGGCCAGCCGCATGCAGGTAGGCTTCCTTTCCGACCCTTTGGGCCCCCGGCCTTTCCCCTACATCATTGCTGTATTGATGGGGCTTTCGGCCCTATGGCTCATCTTCAAACCTGACCCCAGCCCCACCTGGCCGCCCGCGCGCTTCTGGCCGGTGCTGGGGCTGGTGCTCTTGAGCCTGGTGGCGTATGCCTATTTGGTGGTGCCGCTGGGTTTTATACTCACCACTACCCTCGAGATGACCTTGCTCTCGCTGCTGTTTGGCGCCCGCTGGTGGCAGGGGCTGGGGGCTGCGCTGGCCTTCACCCTGGCCGTCTACTTCTTGTTCACCGAAGGGTTGGGTGTGACCCTGCCGGTAGGCCGGATTTTCGGATAG
- the glp gene encoding gephyrin-like molybdotransferase Glp has translation MKQNITVEAALEIVLQQAKPLESIELLPLTAAYGGILGAELSAKVNHPYTDDTAVDGYACLEADTRGASLGNPVKLKVVGQSPAGKPFTGKLEPGEAVQVFTGAPIPRGANAVIRVEDTLREGDYVWLMKPASAADIRRKGDDLVLGQTYLHKGDLLTPGRVGLAAAMGYDQLPVVRRPRVGILSTGDEVVEPGEPLPYGGVYNSNSYSVAGLVLEAGGEPVILPKASDSVEGVRAQLQRAGKLDLLLTTGGVSMGEYDIVRQMLEREGEIHFWKVKLQPGGPLLFATWNGLPLMGLPGNPVSAMVTFLLFGRPFLFKLLGRTDAPYSLLRAVADTPFEANPTRRAYRRAVLRWENDRYRVASTGNQSSGVLNSMAVGNALVVLEAGLLAQPGDSVDVIPFPGAS, from the coding sequence ATGAAGCAGAACATTACCGTCGAAGCAGCCCTTGAGATTGTATTGCAACAGGCCAAACCCCTGGAAAGCATTGAGCTATTGCCCCTGACCGCTGCCTACGGCGGCATTTTGGGCGCAGAACTAAGTGCTAAGGTTAACCACCCCTACACCGACGATACGGCAGTAGACGGCTATGCCTGCCTCGAGGCCGACACCAGGGGCGCCTCGTTGGGTAACCCGGTCAAGCTCAAAGTGGTCGGTCAATCACCCGCCGGCAAACCATTCACCGGAAAGCTGGAGCCCGGAGAAGCCGTGCAGGTTTTTACCGGCGCCCCCATCCCCAGAGGGGCCAATGCGGTGATTCGGGTGGAAGACACCCTGCGGGAGGGCGATTATGTCTGGCTGATGAAACCGGCCTCGGCTGCCGACATTCGCCGCAAGGGCGACGACCTGGTGCTGGGGCAGACGTATTTGCACAAGGGCGATTTACTCACCCCCGGCCGGGTGGGGCTGGCAGCGGCCATGGGCTACGACCAACTGCCGGTGGTTCGGCGGCCCAGGGTGGGTATTCTGTCCACCGGCGACGAGGTGGTTGAGCCAGGGGAGCCGCTACCCTATGGCGGGGTCTACAACTCCAATAGCTACTCGGTGGCGGGCCTGGTATTGGAGGCAGGCGGTGAGCCCGTCATCTTACCCAAAGCGTCGGACAGTGTAGAGGGAGTTCGGGCCCAGCTACAGCGAGCTGGCAAACTTGACCTGCTCCTCACGACGGGTGGGGTTTCGATGGGCGAGTACGACATCGTGCGGCAGATGCTGGAGCGCGAAGGTGAGATCCATTTCTGGAAGGTCAAGTTGCAGCCGGGGGGCCCCTTGCTCTTTGCGACCTGGAACGGGCTACCCCTGATGGGCCTGCCGGGCAATCCGGTCTCGGCGATGGTGACGTTTTTGCTCTTCGGGCGGCCTTTTCTCTTCAAACTATTAGGCCGCACCGATGCGCCTTACAGCCTGCTGAGGGCTGTGGCCGATACCCCTTTCGAGGCCAACCCTACCCGGCGGGCCTACCGGCGGGCCGTACTGCGCTGGGAAAACGACCGCTACCGCGTGGCCAGCACCGGCAACCAGTCCAGCGGCGTGCTGAACTCGATGGCGGTGGGGAATGCGCTGGTGGTGCTCGAGGCCGGCCTCTTGGCGCAGCCTGGCGATTCGGTAGATGTAATTCCCTTTCCGGGGGCTTCTTAG
- a CDS encoding tripartite tricarboxylate transporter substrate-binding protein, translating into MRLATLAVVLLAAGGGLAQFTPRNPECIAPAGAGGGWDFTCRSVAQVMQDLKIVSQPIKTTNLTGGGGGVAYANVVTQRNNDANLIVAASPATTVRLAQGQFSRFTERDVRWLGAVAADFGLVAVKADAPWKTMQELVAAWKADPSKIAVGGGSAVGGQDHMKVLLLGRAAGIEPRSIKYVPFDGGGQALTSLLGGFIQVFAGDASELRAQVESGTVRVLAMMSPRRLPAPYANVPTLRELGYNVDWVVWRGFYVPKNMPTEAYEFWARALRQVERSQEWAKVREQNSLGQFFMTGAEFQVFIDRQVNQFRNLSRELGIIR; encoded by the coding sequence ATGCGATTGGCAACTTTAGCTGTAGTTTTGCTGGCTGCTGGAGGGGGGCTGGCCCAGTTCACCCCGCGCAACCCCGAGTGCATCGCCCCTGCCGGGGCAGGCGGCGGCTGGGACTTCACCTGCCGCAGCGTGGCCCAGGTGATGCAAGACCTGAAGATTGTGTCCCAACCCATCAAAACCACCAACCTAACCGGGGGTGGTGGTGGGGTGGCTTATGCCAACGTGGTTACTCAGCGTAACAACGATGCCAACCTGATTGTGGCGGCCAGCCCGGCCACCACGGTGCGGCTGGCCCAGGGGCAGTTCAGCCGCTTTACCGAGCGAGATGTGCGCTGGCTGGGCGCTGTGGCGGCCGACTTTGGCCTGGTGGCGGTCAAGGCCGACGCGCCCTGGAAAACCATGCAAGAGCTGGTGGCGGCCTGGAAAGCCGACCCCTCCAAAATAGCGGTGGGCGGGGGCAGCGCGGTGGGCGGCCAGGACCACATGAAGGTGTTGCTTCTGGGCCGGGCGGCAGGTATTGAGCCGCGTTCCATCAAATATGTACCCTTCGATGGCGGTGGCCAGGCCCTGACCTCCTTGCTGGGGGGCTTTATCCAGGTATTCGCCGGAGATGCTTCGGAGCTTCGGGCCCAGGTGGAGTCCGGTACGGTGCGGGTGCTTGCGATGATGTCGCCCCGTCGCCTCCCTGCGCCCTATGCCAACGTGCCGACCCTTCGGGAGCTGGGCTACAACGTAGACTGGGTGGTCTGGCGCGGCTTCTATGTGCCTAAGAATATGCCCACCGAAGCCTACGAGTTTTGGGCCAGGGCTTTGCGGCAGGTGGAGCGCAGCCAGGAGTGGGCCAAAGTGCGCGAGCAGAACAGCCTGGGTCAGTTCTTCATGACCGGGGCCGAGTTCCAGGTCTTCATCGACCGGCAGGTCAACCAGTTCCGCAACCTCTCCCGCGAACTGGGCATCATCCGCTAG
- a CDS encoding Hsp33 family molecular chaperone HslO, giving the protein MGRLIRGLAAEGNLRVLAVETTDIAEEARARHQLSPTATAALGRAMSGVLLLTFLLSKTPRERVSLQFVGDGPLGRTVVEAAPDGFVRGYVKNPQAHPPLRPDGKLNVGAAIGRGELKVDRLLSNEELYQSSVELVSGEVAEDLVRYLWQSEQIPSAVLLGVRVNGSGTVHIAGGVAIQVLPGCPEEVIGRLEQNLQGRTSITDLLLERGLEGAVLALMEGLDYDPTDLSVVGFREG; this is encoded by the coding sequence ATGGGTCGTTTGATTCGCGGGCTGGCAGCCGAGGGCAACCTGCGCGTGCTGGCCGTTGAAACCACCGATATTGCCGAAGAAGCCCGGGCACGCCACCAGCTTTCGCCCACCGCCACAGCGGCGCTGGGCCGGGCCATGAGTGGGGTATTGCTGCTCACCTTCTTGCTCTCTAAGACACCCAGGGAACGGGTGAGCCTCCAGTTTGTGGGCGATGGACCCCTGGGGAGAACCGTGGTGGAGGCTGCCCCGGATGGGTTCGTGCGGGGGTACGTCAAAAATCCCCAGGCCCATCCACCCTTGCGGCCCGATGGCAAACTGAATGTAGGGGCGGCCATTGGCCGGGGCGAGCTCAAGGTAGACCGGCTCTTATCCAACGAGGAGCTCTATCAGTCCAGTGTGGAGCTGGTAAGTGGGGAAGTGGCCGAAGACCTGGTCCGCTACCTGTGGCAGTCGGAGCAAATCCCCTCGGCGGTTTTGCTGGGGGTGCGGGTCAATGGTTCGGGCACGGTACATATTGCGGGTGGGGTGGCGATCCAGGTGTTGCCGGGTTGCCCCGAGGAAGTGATTGGGCGGCTCGAGCAAAACCTGCAAGGGCGCACCAGCATTACCGATTTGCTGCTGGAGCGGGGGCTTGAGGGGGCCGTGCTGGCCCTGATGGAGGGCCTGGACTACGACCCCACCGACCTGAGCGTGGTGGGTTTCCGCGAGGGAC
- a CDS encoding DEAD/DEAH box helicase yields MEFSAFTLRSEVARALEAKGFTTATPIQAAAIPLALEGKDVLGQARTGTGKTLAFGIPIAHRLDAARERGRAPRAFILTPTRELALQVAKELEWLAPHLSITPIYGGTGYGKQAEALKRGTDVVVATPGRAIDYMEQRVLELSRVEIVVLDEADEMLSMGFEEAVEQLLEATPATRQTLLFSATLPTWARRLSERFQRGATLINVIKDEAISYEEVAIQAPIHGRISVLSDLLFAYAPERTIVFTSTKAECNDLALGLESRAHSAAPIHGDMGQIDRERVMERFRSGAVSVLVATDVAARGLDIPEVDLVVHYRLPDQSESYLHRSGRTGRAGRSGKVVILYGPREKRELETLEREVKRSFKRVNPPTPEEVMEAKWAVLARRIARQPEADKKLWREQAERLIAEGGVDAVAGMLALILGGAPTPKSLITGEENWVTLKLSGSRLSVNRVVAVLKGAGAGEIGRIRLDGEVAAYVDIRPEDVSKLDHSVLRDLRLMKATEVPAESRLPERQGFRSQGSRQSQGRSQGGGQRRSQGERRLEGFEERREGERRRIVYR; encoded by the coding sequence ATGGAGTTTTCTGCATTTACGTTAAGGTCTGAAGTTGCCAGGGCCCTCGAAGCCAAAGGTTTTACCACCGCCACCCCCATCCAGGCTGCGGCCATCCCACTGGCCCTGGAGGGCAAGGACGTACTGGGCCAGGCCCGCACCGGCACCGGCAAAACCCTGGCTTTTGGTATCCCCATCGCCCATCGGCTGGATGCCGCCCGTGAGCGCGGACGCGCCCCCCGGGCTTTTATCCTCACCCCCACCCGCGAGCTGGCCTTGCAGGTCGCCAAGGAACTCGAGTGGCTGGCGCCGCACCTCAGCATCACGCCCATCTACGGTGGCACCGGCTACGGCAAGCAGGCCGAGGCCCTCAAACGCGGCACCGACGTGGTAGTAGCCACCCCGGGGCGGGCCATTGACTACATGGAGCAGCGCGTTCTCGAGCTATCCAGGGTCGAGATTGTGGTGCTCGACGAAGCCGATGAGATGCTCTCGATGGGCTTTGAGGAAGCGGTCGAGCAACTGCTGGAGGCCACGCCTGCCACCCGGCAGACCCTGTTGTTCTCGGCTACTCTACCCACCTGGGCGCGTCGCCTTTCGGAGCGCTTTCAACGGGGGGCTACCCTTATCAATGTCATCAAAGACGAGGCCATCTCCTACGAGGAAGTCGCCATTCAGGCCCCCATCCATGGCCGCATCTCGGTGCTCTCGGATCTGCTCTTTGCCTATGCACCCGAGCGCACCATCGTCTTTACAAGTACCAAGGCCGAGTGCAACGACCTGGCCCTGGGCCTGGAAAGCCGGGCCCACAGCGCGGCCCCCATTCACGGCGACATGGGCCAGATTGACCGCGAGCGCGTAATGGAGCGCTTCCGCAGCGGGGCCGTAAGCGTGCTGGTCGCAACCGATGTAGCGGCCCGGGGCCTGGACATCCCCGAGGTCGATCTGGTAGTACACTACCGCCTGCCGGATCAAAGCGAATCTTATCTGCACCGCTCGGGCCGCACGGGTCGGGCGGGGCGCTCGGGCAAGGTGGTAATTCTGTATGGCCCCCGCGAGAAGCGCGAACTGGAGACCCTCGAGCGCGAGGTCAAACGCAGCTTCAAGCGGGTCAACCCCCCCACCCCCGAAGAGGTCATGGAGGCCAAGTGGGCCGTGCTGGCCCGCCGGATTGCCAGGCAGCCCGAGGCCGACAAGAAGCTCTGGCGCGAACAGGCCGAGCGCCTGATTGCCGAAGGAGGCGTGGACGCCGTGGCCGGCATGCTGGCCCTGATTCTGGGCGGAGCCCCCACCCCCAAGAGCCTGATTACCGGCGAGGAGAACTGGGTCACCCTCAAGCTTTCGGGCTCGCGCCTCAGCGTGAACCGTGTGGTTGCAGTGCTGAAAGGCGCGGGCGCAGGCGAGATCGGGCGCATTCGCCTGGACGGCGAGGTGGCCGCTTATGTGGATATTCGGCCTGAGGACGTGAGCAAGCTCGACCATTCGGTGCTACGCGACCTGCGCCTGATGAAAGCCACCGAGGTGCCTGCGGAGTCCCGGCTGCCTGAACGCCAGGGCTTCCGTAGTCAAGGCAGTCGTCAGAGCCAGGGCCGTTCACAGGGTGGAGGGCAGCGCCGCAGCCAGGGTGAGCGCCGTCTCGAAGGATTTGAAGAGCGGCGCGAGGGTGAGCGTCGGCGCATTGTGTACCGATAA
- a CDS encoding stalk domain-containing protein — MAISFGALGYFFTRLLLSLALEVIVRWFVLLLWIAVGASAQQLATRQLVLDFEGGLAYLNGSPITLNPPARVVEGRALIPVREVARVLGVSLENLNHGTQGVRLGKLELYPALGQARLDGRPLGLNEVGQLQDGVMYVSARALEAALGATVVFDPLQRMLTLTYTHGAIARDTTRPVARFATDKQEYKIGEPVRIIEYSYDPDGQPLSLSFTGREEAYFTPGEKLITLVVTNRAGRSSEPFSRRIVVRPEVMYSARDYALRFYSLGRLFLDSEILSYPVLATDKQDGDIPLLVSNSPEQVARSGVLYADAISGSARLLAYHQNALPTPARLVVLVSNVDIVPVQLKVERLGETAATRVVAVLGQVSLMDFLLAQAGEQVRLEPGQTAALYRSDPLATGQGLNLMVDLQASGQVNLTVAMIEESLLPALSKEGLASLLPLLPNLEPDGIHVRGTFPSALRTLRVRLEGMVGRIVIGDGVFDPTPAGMDALTGQLVRLRGHYGLTYRVVLDGALNTVGAFSPRGGAYAGAIRVNGLLQPVPSNGVLLRPDNPLIFFRETQNDQVTIELIPASGSYLPVNLVVYRLQPLEATRP; from the coding sequence TTGGCTATCAGCTTTGGGGCTTTAGGATACTTCTTTACACGGCTTCTGTTATCCTTGGCCCTCGAGGTGATTGTGCGCTGGTTTGTGTTGCTTTTGTGGATTGCTGTCGGTGCTTCTGCGCAGCAGCTTGCCACCCGTCAGTTGGTACTGGACTTCGAGGGGGGGCTGGCCTACCTTAATGGTTCGCCCATCACCCTGAACCCCCCTGCCCGTGTGGTGGAGGGGCGGGCCCTTATTCCGGTGCGGGAGGTGGCCCGGGTACTGGGGGTCAGCCTGGAGAACCTGAACCATGGCACCCAGGGGGTGCGGCTGGGTAAGCTGGAACTTTACCCCGCTTTGGGCCAGGCCCGCCTGGACGGACGGCCTTTGGGTTTGAACGAGGTGGGGCAGTTGCAGGATGGGGTGATGTACGTTTCGGCCCGCGCCCTGGAAGCGGCCCTGGGGGCTACCGTGGTGTTCGATCCGCTACAGCGCATGCTCACCCTGACCTATACCCACGGTGCCATTGCGCGGGACACCACCCGTCCGGTTGCGCGTTTTGCTACCGACAAGCAGGAGTACAAAATCGGGGAGCCGGTGCGTATCATCGAGTACTCCTATGACCCCGACGGGCAGCCGCTTTCCCTGAGCTTTACCGGACGCGAAGAAGCCTACTTCACCCCTGGCGAGAAACTGATTACCCTGGTGGTCACCAATCGCGCAGGGCGCAGCAGCGAGCCTTTTTCCCGGCGCATCGTGGTGCGGCCCGAGGTTATGTACAGTGCGCGCGATTATGCCCTGCGCTTTTACAGTTTGGGGCGCCTCTTTCTCGACTCCGAGATACTGAGCTATCCGGTTCTTGCGACCGATAAGCAGGACGGGGACATACCCCTGCTGGTCTCCAACTCCCCCGAACAGGTCGCGCGCTCGGGGGTGCTTTATGCCGACGCAATAAGCGGATCGGCTCGCCTCCTGGCCTATCACCAGAACGCCCTACCGACTCCGGCCCGGCTGGTGGTGCTGGTGAGCAACGTGGACATAGTGCCGGTTCAACTTAAAGTCGAGCGGCTGGGCGAGACGGCGGCTACCCGGGTAGTGGCGGTGCTGGGGCAGGTGAGCCTGATGGACTTCTTGCTGGCTCAGGCAGGCGAGCAGGTGCGCCTTGAGCCTGGCCAGACGGCGGCGCTCTACCGATCGGACCCGCTGGCTACCGGACAGGGCCTCAACCTGATGGTCGATCTCCAGGCCAGTGGTCAGGTCAACCTGACGGTGGCGATGATCGAGGAGAGCTTGCTGCCTGCGCTCAGCAAAGAGGGGCTGGCTTCTCTGCTGCCCTTGCTGCCCAACCTCGAGCCCGATGGTATCCATGTGCGCGGTACTTTTCCATCGGCGCTGCGTACCCTGCGGGTGCGACTGGAAGGCATGGTGGGCCGCATCGTGATTGGTGATGGGGTTTTTGACCCAACGCCTGCCGGCATGGATGCCCTCACGGGTCAGCTTGTGCGCCTTCGGGGCCACTACGGCCTTACCTACCGGGTTGTGCTGGACGGGGCACTCAACACTGTGGGCGCTTTCTCTCCCCGCGGGGGGGCTTATGCGGGTGCCATCCGGGTCAACGGCCTCTTGCAGCCTGTGCCGTCCAATGGGGTGCTTTTGCGCCCGGACAACCCCCTGATTTTCTTCCGCGAAACCCAGAATGATCAGGTTACCATCGAGCTCATACCGGCTTCCGGTTCGTATCTGCCGGTGAATCTGGTGGTGTACCGACTGCAGCCACTAGAGGCCACCCGGCCCTAA
- a CDS encoding tripartite tricarboxylate transporter permease: MDILQALLNGFGVAFQPLNLFLVVLGCLVGTLIGVLPGIGPISGVALLVPLTFALKMPPESALILLAGIYYGAMYGGSTTSILLNIPGETSSVVTALDGNKLAKQGRAGPALAMAAWGSFIAGTLSVVGLMTLGPLLAQWAIRFGPAEYFALMVFGFSTLSALAGKNMFKALIATGFGLMLATVGQDPQSGISRYTFGLLQLEDGMDFLVVAIGLFAVSEVLMLLEEKTPGAMRAQVGRIYLSLRDFMASLLTILRSSVLGFLIGVLPGAGASIASFVAYTTEKRLLGARARFGEGDLRGVAAPESANNAAAGGAMIPLLTLGLPGSGTTAIMLGALISLGVTPGPQMFQKNPEVVWGLIASMYVGNAVLLLLNLPLVGLFVRLLAVPAWFLIPAVLAISFIGVYAVNNNPFDLLLMAAFGLVGYLMRKLEFPLAPVLLGLVLGYLMEINLRRAMTISNGDVGYLFSSPIAVALWVLAALSLFAPVIIARFRKQGLGQGDEEL; encoded by the coding sequence GTGGACATCCTGCAAGCCCTCCTTAATGGTTTTGGGGTCGCTTTCCAGCCCCTCAACCTGTTCCTGGTGGTGCTGGGCTGCCTGGTGGGTACGCTGATTGGGGTTTTGCCAGGTATTGGCCCTATCAGCGGGGTGGCCCTTTTGGTGCCCCTCACCTTTGCCCTCAAGATGCCGCCCGAGTCGGCCCTCATTTTGCTGGCGGGCATCTACTACGGGGCCATGTACGGCGGCTCCACCACCAGCATCCTGCTCAACATCCCCGGCGAGACCTCCTCGGTGGTCACGGCGCTGGACGGCAACAAGCTGGCCAAGCAGGGCCGGGCCGGCCCCGCACTGGCCATGGCGGCCTGGGGCTCGTTCATTGCCGGCACCCTCTCGGTGGTGGGCCTGATGACCCTGGGCCCCTTGCTGGCCCAGTGGGCCATCCGCTTTGGGCCTGCCGAATACTTTGCCCTGATGGTTTTTGGCTTCTCCACCCTCTCGGCCCTGGCGGGCAAAAACATGTTCAAGGCCCTGATCGCTACCGGCTTTGGCCTGATGCTGGCCACGGTGGGCCAGGACCCCCAGTCGGGCATATCGCGCTATACCTTTGGGCTCTTGCAGCTCGAGGACGGCATGGACTTTCTGGTGGTGGCCATCGGGCTTTTCGCGGTCAGCGAGGTGCTCATGCTTCTGGAGGAGAAGACCCCCGGCGCCATGCGGGCCCAGGTGGGGCGCATCTACCTTTCCTTGCGGGACTTCATGGCCTCGCTGCTCACCATTTTGCGTAGCAGCGTGCTGGGCTTCCTGATAGGGGTTCTGCCGGGGGCCGGAGCCTCCATTGCCAGCTTCGTGGCCTACACCACCGAGAAGCGCCTGCTGGGCGCCAGAGCCCGCTTTGGCGAGGGCGACCTGCGCGGGGTGGCGGCGCCAGAGTCGGCCAACAACGCGGCGGCGGGCGGGGCCATGATTCCCCTCCTGACCCTGGGCCTGCCTGGCAGCGGTACGACTGCCATCATGCTGGGGGCCCTGATCAGCCTGGGGGTCACGCCGGGGCCGCAGATGTTCCAGAAGAACCCCGAGGTGGTCTGGGGCCTGATCGCCTCGATGTACGTGGGCAACGCGGTGCTGCTGCTCTTGAACCTGCCCCTGGTGGGCCTTTTTGTAAGGCTTTTAGCCGTGCCCGCCTGGTTCTTGATTCCGGCGGTGCTGGCCATCAGCTTCATAGGCGTGTATGCAGTCAACAACAACCCCTTCGACCTGCTCCTGATGGCGGCGTTTGGCCTGGTGGGCTACCTGATGCGCAAGCTCGAGTTTCCCCTGGCTCCGGTGTTGTTGGGCCTGGTGCTGGGCTATCTGATGGAGATTAACCTGCGCCGGGCCATGACCATCAGCAACGGCGATGTGGGCTATCTGTTCAGCAGCCCCATTGCCGTCGCGCTGTGGGTACTGGCTGCACTCTCGCTGTTCGCGCCTGTGATAATCGCCCGCTTCCGCAAGCAGGGCTTGGGGCAGGGCGATGAGGAGTTGTAG
- a CDS encoding HNH endonuclease encodes MNLDSPRILVLNAGYEPLGLASVKRAVILVMNGTAEVVEESGEYLRTPSKPYPVPSIIRLKRLVRRPPGRLALNRRNILRRDAYTCQYCGKRGGDLTVDHVFPKSRGGRSIWENLVAACRPCNLKKKNRTPEEAGMRLARRPIAPRHSLLLVADLPHLPEAWRMYLPEVDHHH; translated from the coding sequence GTGAACCTCGACTCCCCCCGCATCCTGGTGCTCAACGCCGGGTACGAGCCCCTGGGCCTGGCCAGCGTCAAGCGGGCCGTCATTCTGGTCATGAACGGAACCGCCGAGGTCGTCGAGGAAAGCGGCGAATACCTACGAACTCCCAGCAAGCCCTACCCCGTTCCCAGCATCATCCGCCTCAAACGTCTGGTTCGCCGCCCTCCGGGGCGGCTTGCGCTTAACCGCCGCAACATCCTGCGTCGCGACGCCTACACCTGCCAGTACTGCGGCAAGCGCGGGGGCGACCTCACGGTAGACCACGTCTTCCCCAAAAGCCGTGGGGGCCGTAGCATCTGGGAAAACCTGGTAGCAGCCTGCCGCCCCTGCAACCTCAAGAAGAAAAACCGCACCCCCGAGGAAGCCGGCATGCGCCTGGCCCGCCGCCCCATCGCCCCCCGCCATAGCCTCTTGCTGGTGGCCGACCTGCCCCACCTGCCCGAGGCCTGGCGCATGTATTTGCCCGAAGTGGATCACCACCACTAG
- a CDS encoding GntR family transcriptional regulator — protein MLAPQTEEAYRRLRRMILSLELRPGEPLVERKLEELLAVSRTPIRAAIQQLFREGLVQRTGRVYTVAPLDLAELEEAFEFRTWLETYVVRVAASRRPNARQLRELLASVEADLDPEIELEKATDFHLALAKLTGNRFVVASLAQVLQRIYRARYLEITRPQGADQALSDHLHLIELLQQGQAEAAAAFLQRHLERSREALLESLEGSILLGVRSS, from the coding sequence ATGCTGGCTCCGCAAACCGAAGAGGCTTACCGCCGCCTGCGCCGGATGATTTTGTCGCTGGAACTGAGGCCTGGCGAGCCCCTGGTTGAGCGCAAACTGGAAGAACTGCTGGCGGTTTCCCGAACCCCCATCCGGGCCGCCATTCAACAGCTTTTCCGTGAGGGGCTGGTACAGCGCACGGGCCGGGTCTACACCGTAGCCCCCCTGGATCTGGCGGAACTCGAGGAGGCTTTTGAGTTTCGTACCTGGCTCGAGACCTACGTGGTGCGGGTGGCTGCCTCGCGCCGGCCCAACGCCCGCCAGCTTCGGGAACTGCTGGCCTCGGTAGAAGCCGACCTCGACCCCGAGATCGAACTGGAAAAAGCCACCGATTTCCACCTGGCCCTGGCCAAGCTTACCGGCAACCGCTTTGTGGTGGCCTCGCTGGCCCAGGTTTTGCAACGCATCTACCGGGCCCGCTACCTGGAAATTACCCGCCCCCAGGGGGCCGACCAGGCCCTGAGCGACCACCTGCACTTGATCGAACTGCTGCAGCAGGGGCAGGCCGAGGCGGCAGCAGCCTTTTTGCAGAGGCACCTCGAGCGTTCCCGGGAGGCCTTATTAGAAAGCCTCGAGGGCTCCATTTTGCTGGGCGTACGCTCATCTTGA
- a CDS encoding PLP-dependent aspartate aminotransferase family protein, whose protein sequence is MKIRTQAVHAGHHPDPMTGAHVVPIYSTSTFAYGSFARGERLFAGEEAGYIYGRVGNPTVRAFEEKLASLEGAEDAVAFASGMAAISALCNTLLAPGDEIVYLAPLYGGTEGYFLETLTKFGVRVTDAGSVENLPQVLSPATRLIYLETPTNPTLRIYDLAAVAQLARARGVLTVVDNTFATPYLTRPLQHGIDLVLHSATKYLGGHGDCLAGVLAGPREPMEAVRAEGLRHIGGTLGAFEGYLMLRGLKTLPLRMEAHCAGANQVAEYLSRHPAVRRVYYPGLPSHPGHETARRQMRGFGGLVSIELESKQAAAIFLDSLKLFTQAVSLGDVESLATHPASTTHQLLPPEIRAAHGVSDALVRLSVGIEDPEDLIADLEQALAQVTRATAASR, encoded by the coding sequence ATGAAAATCAGAACCCAGGCCGTGCACGCCGGACACCACCCCGACCCCATGACCGGAGCCCATGTGGTGCCCATCTACAGCACCTCTACCTTCGCCTATGGTTCGTTTGCCAGGGGAGAGCGGCTTTTTGCCGGGGAGGAGGCGGGCTATATCTACGGGCGCGTCGGTAACCCCACCGTGCGGGCCTTCGAGGAGAAGCTGGCCAGCCTCGAGGGGGCCGAAGATGCAGTGGCCTTTGCCAGCGGAATGGCCGCCATCAGCGCGCTGTGCAACACCCTGCTGGCCCCCGGCGACGAAATCGTGTATCTGGCCCCTCTGTACGGCGGCACCGAGGGCTACTTTCTGGAGACCCTGACCAAATTTGGGGTGCGGGTAACCGACGCGGGGAGTGTGGAGAACCTGCCCCAGGTCCTTTCGCCTGCCACCCGGCTGATCTACCTCGAGACCCCCACCAATCCCACCCTGCGCATCTACGACCTAGCGGCGGTGGCCCAGCTTGCCCGCGCAAGAGGAGTGCTGACGGTGGTGGATAACACCTTTGCCACCCCCTACCTGACCCGCCCCCTGCAGCACGGTATTGACCTGGTGCTGCACTCGGCCACCAAATACCTGGGCGGCCACGGCGACTGCCTGGCAGGGGTGCTGGCCGGCCCCAGGGAGCCCATGGAGGCAGTGCGGGCCGAGGGGCTGCGGCATATCGGCGGTACCTTGGGGGCCTTCGAGGGCTACCTGATGCTGCGGGGCCTCAAGACCCTGCCCCTGCGCATGGAGGCCCACTGCGCGGGTGCAAATCAGGTAGCCGAATACCTCTCCCGGCACCCTGCCGTGCGGCGGGTCTATTACCCCGGCCTGCCCTCCCACCCCGGCCACGAGACGGCCCGGCGGCAGATGCGGGGCTTTGGGGGGCTGGTCTCCATTGAGCTGGAATCCAAACAGGCGGCGGCCATTTTCCTGGATAGCCTGAAGCTTTTCACCCAGGCCGTAAGCCTGGGCGATGTGGAGTCGCTGGCCACCCACCCGGCCTCCACCACTCACCAGCTTCTGCCGCCCGAGATTCGGGCTGCCCACGGCGTCAGCGATGCGCTGGTGCGCCTTTCGGTAGGCATCGAGGACCCCGAGGATTTAATTGCCGACCTCGAGCAAGCCCTTGCCCAGGTAACGCGGGCTACGGCGGCCTCGAGGTAG